One genomic segment of Strix aluco isolate bStrAlu1 chromosome 9, bStrAlu1.hap1, whole genome shotgun sequence includes these proteins:
- the GPR160 gene encoding putative G-protein coupled receptor 160, whose translation MAAVLCENSSGQYHYTQVNQPLEISCMLLLIMLGKVFLDFFMLQVKQKKVKVSFMGYFCVSLALLDFTLLLSISFIFYFEDFALWGVRFTKYHICLFTQIISLTYGILHYPVYLVAGLDYYMTIAQTSQFPKRGPRLLYVFAVVVIWMSGFFCILKVPTIYEELEIQNRFSPYQCPLYASVQSYSVSCAMVLLLGTALLACRKEVITMLLSVRVVSFASQPVLMFSYVSNNSSACFKWQLLTRLLICFLGTWAPFVLLQIIILFLGARIPAYMEMNVPWLYFINSFLIAVAYWCRCHDVELTEEMWSTDPFVSWKFCFMPFNNENTEPADKPSTVIVIC comes from the coding sequence ATGGCTGCCGTACTCTGTGAAAATTCTTCTGGTCAGTACCACTACACCCAGGTCAACCAACCTCTTGAAATCAGCTGCATGTTGCTCCTGATTATGCTCGGCAAAGTGTTCCTTGATTTCTTCATGTTGCAAGTTAAGCAAAAGAAGGTGAAAGTTAGTTTTATGGGATACTTTTGTGTTTCACTGGCGCTTCTTGACTTCACGCTGCTGCTGAGTATatctttcattttctattttgagGACTTTGCACTCTGGGGTGTGCGATTTACGAAGTACCACATTTGCCTGTTCACTCAGATAATTTCTCTCACCTACGGTATTTTGCATTACCCGGTATATCTTGTGGCTGGTCTGGATTATTACATGACTATAGCCCAAACTTCTCAATTTCCTAAAAGAGGTCCAAGATTACTCTATGTATTTGCTGTGGTTGTTATATGgatgtcagggtttttttgtattctgAAAGTTCCCACTATCTATGAAGAACTAGAAATTCAGAACCGTTTTTCTCCTTATCAGTGTCCTCTCTATGCCAGCGTGCAGAGCTACTCAGTCTCCTGTGCCATGGTGCTGCTCTTGGGCACGGCTCTCCTGGCTTGTCGGAAGGAGGTTATCACCATGCTGCTGTCTGTCAGGGTAGTTTCCTTTGCCAGTCAGCCTGTTTTGATGTTCTCCTACGTGTCCAACAACAGCAGCGCTTGCTTTAAGTGGCAGCTCCTGACCAGACTCCTCATCTGTTTTCTTGGCACTTGGGCACCTTTTGTTCTTCTTCAAATTATCATTTTGTTTCTCGGTGCTCGCATTCCAGCCTACATGGAGATGAATGTCCCCTGGCTGTACTTCATCAACAGCTTTCTCATCGCAGTAGCATACTGGTGTCGATGTCACGATGTTGAACTGACAGAGGAGATGTGGTCTACAGATCCATTTGTCAGCTGGAAATTCTGCTTTATGCCGTTTAACAATGAAAACACAGAGCCAGCTGATAAGCCCAGCACAGTAATTGTAATCTGTTAA